Proteins found in one Ctenopharyngodon idella isolate HZGC_01 chromosome 16, HZGC01, whole genome shotgun sequence genomic segment:
- the mettl25b gene encoding protein RRNAD1 isoform X1, with the protein MFVATFSEQEQRELAEKLTWLLSTYRRISDSYIIEFFSESLWDTLPVSWQEALGDLTPPQIADLLLDKEIKDRRYPSVWPLSLLALRTAAHVLSFPRKVPGGHSEDAGAAVPEEFQSNQSQSSLLGHIFRKHVKPKKQHEIRRLGTLVKKLCDQANCNCVVDVGSGQGHLTRFLSFGLGLDVTGIEADPNLVSMANKCDRQLLLTLTKENQRSGKAQGLHSAPGPSPRHVVGWVNPQASWDVFIQQLVTASESDSSIGPTTGPYEKKQRVEDLHLEPHSCQTKGEDKAELQNTLQTQRTDINISDSVAQINTGAFPSGMATEMLTCKSIPVTDCGAKELGSFVLTGLHACGDLSSTLLRHFTNCPQVQVITSVACCYMKISTQENPNPPGVFQSPFSSDITVADSSSEYGYPMSDWVRGLPGHQLSYKAREGACHAIEDYLQRLREESGLLRTHCYRAILESIIRAERPHIRRPGVQTVKKAHALSFSEYACLALPRVGLPADLPYDPVHVDSMLAHQGKVVAYFSLVLLLAPVVETLVLLDRMIFLQERGFQSELIPLFDAAFSPRNLVLVAVKPKEAQSGVK; encoded by the exons atgttTGTGGCGACTTTTTCAGAGCAGGAGCAGAGAGAACTAGCCGAGAAGCTGACATGGCTCCTGTCAACCTACAGACGCATATCAGACTCCTACATAATA GAGTTCTTCAGTGAGAGTTTGTGGGATACTCTGCCTGTGAGCTGGCAGGAAGCCCTCGGTGATCTTACACCCCCACAGATCGCTGATCTGCTGCTGGATAAAGAGATTAAGGACAGGCG GTACCCATCTGTGTGGCCTCTGTCTTTACTGGCACTGCGGACAGCAGCACATGTGCTGTCGTTTCCACGTAAAGTGCCAGGTGGGCACAGTGAGGACGCAGGTGCAGCAGTGCCAGAGGAGTTTCAGTCCAACCAGAGTCAAAGCTCTTTGTTAGGACACATTTTCCGTAAACACGTCAAGCCCAAGAAGCAGCATGAAATCCGCCGCCTGGGCACG CTGGTCAAGAAGTTGTGTGATCAGGCTAACTGTAACTGTGTGGTTGATGTTGGGTCTGGACAG GGCCATTTGACACGGTTTCTATCTTTTGGACTCGGCCTGGATGTCACTGGAATTGAGGCTGATCCCAACCTTGTTTCCATGGCTAACAAATGTGATAGACAGCTCCTATTGACACTCACCAAAGAGAATCAAAGG TCAGGAAAAGCTCAAGGTCTGCATTCTGCACCTGGTCCTTCTCCTCGTCATGTGGTGGGCTGGGTCAACCCACAGGCTTCATGGGATGTCTTCATTCAGCAACTTGTGACAGCAAGTGAAAGTGACAGTAGTATTGGACCGACCACTGGGCCATATGAAAAGAAACAAAGGGTGGAAGATCTGCATCTGGAGCCTCATTCATGCCAAACCAAAGGAGAGGACAAAGCAGAGTTACAAAATACTCTTCAGACACAAAGAACTGACATAAATATTTCAGACTCCGTAGCACAAATAAACACTGGGGCTTTTCCATCAGGAATGGCAACAGAAATGCTTACCTGTAAAAGCATACCAGTTACTGATTGTGGTGCCAAAGAACTGGGTAGTTTTGTCCTTACAGGTCTTCACGCCTGTGGAGACCTTAGCTCCACACTTCTGCGACATTTCACCAACTGCCCTCAGGTTCAGGTCATCACGTCTGTGGCTTGCTGCTACATGAAGATCTCAACCCAGGAGAACCCAAACCCTCCAGGGGTATTCCAATCCCCGTTTTCTTCAGATATCACAGTGGCGGATTCCAGTTCAGAATATGGTTATCCAATGAGTGACTGGGTACGTGGATTACCAGGGCACCAGTTGTCCTACAAGGCACGAGAGGGAGCGTGTCATGCAATAGAGGACTATCTTCAGCGGCTGAGAGAGGAGAGTGGGTTACTGCGGACACACTGCTACAGAGCCATCTTAGAAAGCATCATCAGAGCGGAGAGGCCCCATATCCGCAGACCAGGAGTTCAGACCGTTAAGAAAGCCCACGCACTGTCGTTTTCCGA GTATGCTTGTTTGGCATTGCCACGGGTGGGCCTACCCGCTGATCTCCCATATGACCCTGTCCATGTGGATTCAATGCTAGCACACCAGGGTAAAGTGGTGGCGTACTTCAGCCTGGTTCTTCTCCTGGCACCTGTGGTGGAGACTCTGGTGTTACTGGACAGAATGATTTTTCTCCAGGAGAGag gTTTTCAGAGTGAACTCATTCCACTCTTTGATGCTGCTTTTTCCCCACGAAACCTGGTACTGGTGGCCGTCAAGCCCAAAGAAGCACAAAGCGGAGTGAAATAA
- the mettl25b gene encoding protein RRNAD1 isoform X2, with product MFVATFSEQEQRELAEKLTWLLSTYRRISDSYIIEFFSESLWDTLPVSWQEALGDLTPPQIADLLLDKEIKDRRYPSVWPLSLLALRTAAHVLSFPRKVPGGHSEDAGAAVPEEFQSNQSQSSLLGHIFRKHVKPKKQHEIRRLGTLVKKLCDQANCNCVVDVGSGQGHLTRFLSFGLGLDVTGIEADPNLVSMANKCDRQLLLTLTKENQRVCLFGIATGGPTR from the exons atgttTGTGGCGACTTTTTCAGAGCAGGAGCAGAGAGAACTAGCCGAGAAGCTGACATGGCTCCTGTCAACCTACAGACGCATATCAGACTCCTACATAATA GAGTTCTTCAGTGAGAGTTTGTGGGATACTCTGCCTGTGAGCTGGCAGGAAGCCCTCGGTGATCTTACACCCCCACAGATCGCTGATCTGCTGCTGGATAAAGAGATTAAGGACAGGCG GTACCCATCTGTGTGGCCTCTGTCTTTACTGGCACTGCGGACAGCAGCACATGTGCTGTCGTTTCCACGTAAAGTGCCAGGTGGGCACAGTGAGGACGCAGGTGCAGCAGTGCCAGAGGAGTTTCAGTCCAACCAGAGTCAAAGCTCTTTGTTAGGACACATTTTCCGTAAACACGTCAAGCCCAAGAAGCAGCATGAAATCCGCCGCCTGGGCACG CTGGTCAAGAAGTTGTGTGATCAGGCTAACTGTAACTGTGTGGTTGATGTTGGGTCTGGACAG GGCCATTTGACACGGTTTCTATCTTTTGGACTCGGCCTGGATGTCACTGGAATTGAGGCTGATCCCAACCTTGTTTCCATGGCTAACAAATGTGATAGACAGCTCCTATTGACACTCACCAAAGAGAATCAAAGG GTATGCTTGTTTGGCATTGCCACGGGTGGGCCTACCCGCTGA
- the isg20l2 gene encoding interferon-stimulated 20 kDa exonuclease-like 2: protein MSDSGIMLNLVYGDPGPKGKSGKSRGNPKHDRFLVRRHYLEHKGLLKEKQNRKRSKTPPRIKKSNTQLNGGRQSKPGAVLNPPTQKKSNTQLNGGRQSKPGAVLNPPTQKKSNTQLNGGGQSKPGAVLNPPTQKKSNTQLNGGGRSKPGAVFPKFTSHLLNKTNEPSGSANTFSQKSTFSCPSTASTSQRDPTHQAAPRTLGPLKYVALDCEMVGTGPKGVCSELARCSIVTYDGDVIYDKFVKPINPVTDYRTRWSGVRKKDLLNATPFHTAQQEIVKILKGKMVVGHAIHNDFKALKYFHPACQTRDTSKIPLLNTKAGLPEHYTVGLKRLTKAIFDKDIQTGKDGHSSVEDAQATMELYKVVEKTWEQKLTALSLSDKAMDLALTQK, encoded by the exons ATGTCAGACTCAGGGATTATGTTGAATCTGGTTTATGGAGATCCTGGTCCTAAAGGCAAATCAGGGAAATCCAGAGGAAATCCCAAACATGACCGTTTCCTTGTAAGACGACATTACCTGGAGCACAAGGGTTTGTTAAAAGAGAAACAAAATAGAAAGCGAAGCAAAACCCCCCCCAGAATAAAAAAGTCAAACACACAGCTCAATGGAGGGCGCCAATCAAAACCAGGTGCTGTTTTAAACCCCCCCACCCAAAAAAAGTCAAACACACAGCTCAATGGAGGGCGCCAATCAAAACCAGGTGCTGTTTTAAACCCCCCCACCCAAAAAAAGTCAAACACACAGCTCAATGGAGGGGGTCAATCAAAACCAGGTGCTGTTTTAAACCCCCCCACCCAAAAAAAGTCAAACACACAGCTCAATGGAGGGGGTCGATCAAAGCCAGGTGCTGTTTTTCCTAAATTTACCTCTCATCTGCTGAATAAGACCAATGAGCCTTCAGGTTCTGCAAATACATTTTCCCAGAAATCCACATTTTCATGTCCATCCACTGCCAGCACGTCTCAGAGGGACCCGACACACCAAGCGGCACCTCGCACCCTTGGACCTTTAAAATACGTGGCATTGGACTGTGAGATGGTGGGAACAGGACCGAAGGGGGTTTGCAGTGAACTCGCCCGCTGCAGTATTGTTACCTACGACGGTGATGTTATTTATGACAAATTTGTCAAACCCATCAATCCTGTGACAGATTACCGCACTCGCTGGAGTGGAGTCAGGAAGAAGGATTTATTAAATGCCACACCCTTCCATACGGCGCAACAAGAG ATTGTGAAGATATTAAAAGGGAAAATGGTTGTGGGCCATGCCATCCATAATGACTTCAAGGCCTTAAAATATTTCCATCCTGCTTGCCAAACACGAGACACATCGAAGATTCCACTGCTAAACACGAAAGCTGGACTGCCTGAGCATTATACTGTGGGTCTGAAGAGGCTCACTAAAGCTATCTTCGACAAGGACATACAG acggGGAAGGATGGCCACTCATCAGTAGAAGATGCCCAAGCCACCATGGAACTGTACAAAGTAGTGGAAAAGACGTGGGAGCAAAAACTCACAGCTCTCAGCCTTTCAGACAAAGCAATGGATCTAGCTCTGACTCAAAAATAA
- the tlr18 gene encoding toll-like receptor 18 isoform X2, which yields MLFSLALLLSLQAVLQIKPTKAKHSCTIRSDGRAADCKGLWLDNVPITTLPDSLEELDLSFNIIQVIRKQEFFKLNHLRVLKLNFNNISLIMDDAFHGNLLLEDLNLFNNSMTEIPFKALEFLTNLKVLEMSNNLYTQVSLGAAFLNFTKLEVLSIGGPLVSRLGSRDNYVLKNISLNKFAIKTGTGFKSYEPGYFSNLNTKNLWFDIAIDKEPDVLPKILKDLANKTFDVLRFRNLFEFQYYTGKRDIFYGLQFVKTQRLTFFRGKFNEEIMRMALLNVEISPIKALELLFIDFARSLNKTQGSSVTNLTLEQLVLADISNPDIMRFDWSFTWLNHVRQFIVRNVNFNSVPCDSWPEMKNVELLDISNNQLRDSYIYNPLCDTRNTLHKLKTFNISRNRLTSLSDLASLTEDFVKLTTIDMSYNQLQYMGKRVCYWRQTITKVIAHHNSLTSDSFKCLPTSVIFLDLSYSSLDQLDMDYFNKASNLTELLLSGNKIKFIPSGWRNPYLRTLALDGNSFGLVSMTSFKDMPSLRVLTAGNNPYHCICDLYTFIQETTSKRKVTITDWPNNYKCYHPERLLNTMPPGCRLGPRPAAPLSREC from the exons ATGCTTTTCTCGCTGGCTCTACTTCTCAGCCTCCAAGCAGTTCTGCAAATTAAGCCAACTAAAGCCAAACATTCCTGTACAATTAGATCTGATGGCCGTGCAGCTGACTGTAAAGGTCTATGGCTAGACAATGTGCCTATAACAACGCTGCCTGACTCTTTGGAAGAGCTCGACTTGTCTTTCAATATCATACAGGTCATCCGCAAACAAGAATTTTTCAAACTTAATCATCTGCGAGTCCTCAAGCTTAATTTCAACAACATCTCTCTGATTATGGATGATGCCTTTCATGGAAACCTTCTGCTGGAGGATCTAAACTTATTTAATAACTCTATGACCGAAATCCCCTTCAAAGCTCTTGAGTTCCTCACAAATTTGAAGGTTTTAGAAATGTCCAATAATTTGTACACACAAGTATCTCTTGGTGCTGCTTTTTTGAATTTCACCAAGTTGGAAGTGCTGTCCATTGGTGGACCCCTGGTCAGTAGATTAGGAAGCCGTGACAATTATGTGTTGAAGAACATCTCACTGAACAAATTTGCTATTAAAACTGGTACTGGTTTTAAAAGTTATGAACCTGGATATTTCAGCAACCTCAACACAAAAAACTTGTGGTTCGATATAGCTATTGACAAAGAACCAGATGTGCTTCCTAAGATATTGAAAGATCTAGCCAACAAGACTTTTGATGTGCTACGTTTTCGAAACCTTTTTGAATTTCAGTACTATACTGGTAAACGGGATATTTTTTATGGCCTGCAGTTTGTAAAGACTCAACGCCTAACATTCTTTCGAGGTAAATTCAATGAGGAAATTATGAGGATGGCTCTGCTAAATGTGGAAATCAGTCCAATCAAAGCCCTGGAACTGCTGTTCATCGATTTTGCTCGTTCACTGAATAAAACGCAGGGATCCAGTGTGACAAACTTGACCTTGGAACAACTGGTTCTCGC GGACATCAGTAATCCAGATATAATGCGCTTCGACTGGAGCTTTACCTGGCTTAATCATGTCCGCCAATTCATTGTACGGAATGTAAACTTCAACAGTGTGCCGTGCGACTCGTGGCCGGAGATGAAAAATGTTGAGCTTCTGGACATCTCTAACAACCAGCTGAGGGACAGTTATATTTATAACCCACTATGTGACACTAGAAACACATTACACAAGCTCAAAACCTTTAACATCAGCCGTAATCGACTTACCAGCCTCAGTGACTTGGCATCTCTGACTGAGGACTTTGTCAAGCTGACAACAATTGATATGAGTTACAACCAGCTGCAATATATGGGGAAGCGTGTCTGTTACTGGAGACAGACCATTACCAAAGTAATCGCTCATCATAATAGTCTGACGAGCGACAGTTTTAAGTGCCTCCCCACTTCTGTAATCTTCCTCGATCTTTCATACAGCAGCCTAGACCAGTTggacatggactattttaataaggcatccaacctgacagagcTTCTCCTCAGCGGCAACAAGATCAAATTCATCCCATCCGGCTGGAGGAATCCATACTTGAGGACACTCGCTTTAGATGGAAACTCATTTGGACTTGTTAGCATGACGTCTTTTAAGGACATGCCTAGCCTACGTGTCCTGACCGCAGGCAACAACCCTTACCACTGTATCTGTGATCTCTACACTTTCATACAAGAAACCACAAGCAAAAGGAAGGTGACCATCACAGACTGGCCGAACAACTACAAGTGTTACCACCCTGAGCGTCTGCTCAACACAATG CCACCTGGATGCAGACTGGGTCCGAGACCAGCTGCTCCCTTGTCTAGAGAATGCTAA
- the tlr18 gene encoding toll-like receptor 18 isoform X1: protein MLFSLALLLSLQAVLQIKPTKAKHSCTIRSDGRAADCKGLWLDNVPITTLPDSLEELDLSFNIIQVIRKQEFFKLNHLRVLKLNFNNISLIMDDAFHGNLLLEDLNLFNNSMTEIPFKALEFLTNLKVLEMSNNLYTQVSLGAAFLNFTKLEVLSIGGPLVSRLGSRDNYVLKNISLNKFAIKTGTGFKSYEPGYFSNLNTKNLWFDIAIDKEPDVLPKILKDLANKTFDVLRFRNLFEFQYYTGKRDIFYGLQFVKTQRLTFFRGKFNEEIMRMALLNVEISPIKALELLFIDFARSLNKTQGSSVTNLTLEQLVLADISNPDIMRFDWSFTWLNHVRQFIVRNVNFNSVPCDSWPEMKNVELLDISNNQLRDSYIYNPLCDTRNTLHKLKTFNISRNRLTSLSDLASLTEDFVKLTTIDMSYNQLQYMGKRVCYWRQTITKVIAHHNSLTSDSFKCLPTSVIFLDLSYSSLDQLDMDYFNKASNLTELLLSGNKIKFIPSGWRNPYLRTLALDGNSFGLVSMTSFKDMPSLRVLTAGNNPYHCICDLYTFIQETTSKRKVTITDWPNNYKCYHPERLLNTMVSQYFPGHLACNITLIIIISVSTTAVVVLAITLLCYIFNVLWYIKATYQIIRAKYRAHKEGSGQTVDYTFHAFISYSHLDADWVRDQLLPCLENAKPPYRLCIHERDFIPGKWIIDNIIENIENSRKVIFVLSRSFVNSVWCNYELYFAQQRAIGKTFSDVILIVKEPIDPTSLPSKFCKLKKMLSTKTYLEWPQQPTEQSFFWIQLRSVLGKPNVIRQRTTSQRSRLSSVRSVSLIELPQNQNSADEDDHQVSDQPSNRCQQTLREIA from the exons ATGCTTTTCTCGCTGGCTCTACTTCTCAGCCTCCAAGCAGTTCTGCAAATTAAGCCAACTAAAGCCAAACATTCCTGTACAATTAGATCTGATGGCCGTGCAGCTGACTGTAAAGGTCTATGGCTAGACAATGTGCCTATAACAACGCTGCCTGACTCTTTGGAAGAGCTCGACTTGTCTTTCAATATCATACAGGTCATCCGCAAACAAGAATTTTTCAAACTTAATCATCTGCGAGTCCTCAAGCTTAATTTCAACAACATCTCTCTGATTATGGATGATGCCTTTCATGGAAACCTTCTGCTGGAGGATCTAAACTTATTTAATAACTCTATGACCGAAATCCCCTTCAAAGCTCTTGAGTTCCTCACAAATTTGAAGGTTTTAGAAATGTCCAATAATTTGTACACACAAGTATCTCTTGGTGCTGCTTTTTTGAATTTCACCAAGTTGGAAGTGCTGTCCATTGGTGGACCCCTGGTCAGTAGATTAGGAAGCCGTGACAATTATGTGTTGAAGAACATCTCACTGAACAAATTTGCTATTAAAACTGGTACTGGTTTTAAAAGTTATGAACCTGGATATTTCAGCAACCTCAACACAAAAAACTTGTGGTTCGATATAGCTATTGACAAAGAACCAGATGTGCTTCCTAAGATATTGAAAGATCTAGCCAACAAGACTTTTGATGTGCTACGTTTTCGAAACCTTTTTGAATTTCAGTACTATACTGGTAAACGGGATATTTTTTATGGCCTGCAGTTTGTAAAGACTCAACGCCTAACATTCTTTCGAGGTAAATTCAATGAGGAAATTATGAGGATGGCTCTGCTAAATGTGGAAATCAGTCCAATCAAAGCCCTGGAACTGCTGTTCATCGATTTTGCTCGTTCACTGAATAAAACGCAGGGATCCAGTGTGACAAACTTGACCTTGGAACAACTGGTTCTCGC GGACATCAGTAATCCAGATATAATGCGCTTCGACTGGAGCTTTACCTGGCTTAATCATGTCCGCCAATTCATTGTACGGAATGTAAACTTCAACAGTGTGCCGTGCGACTCGTGGCCGGAGATGAAAAATGTTGAGCTTCTGGACATCTCTAACAACCAGCTGAGGGACAGTTATATTTATAACCCACTATGTGACACTAGAAACACATTACACAAGCTCAAAACCTTTAACATCAGCCGTAATCGACTTACCAGCCTCAGTGACTTGGCATCTCTGACTGAGGACTTTGTCAAGCTGACAACAATTGATATGAGTTACAACCAGCTGCAATATATGGGGAAGCGTGTCTGTTACTGGAGACAGACCATTACCAAAGTAATCGCTCATCATAATAGTCTGACGAGCGACAGTTTTAAGTGCCTCCCCACTTCTGTAATCTTCCTCGATCTTTCATACAGCAGCCTAGACCAGTTggacatggactattttaataaggcatccaacctgacagagcTTCTCCTCAGCGGCAACAAGATCAAATTCATCCCATCCGGCTGGAGGAATCCATACTTGAGGACACTCGCTTTAGATGGAAACTCATTTGGACTTGTTAGCATGACGTCTTTTAAGGACATGCCTAGCCTACGTGTCCTGACCGCAGGCAACAACCCTTACCACTGTATCTGTGATCTCTACACTTTCATACAAGAAACCACAAGCAAAAGGAAGGTGACCATCACAGACTGGCCGAACAACTACAAGTGTTACCACCCTGAGCGTCTGCTCAACACAATGGTATCCCAATACTTCCCTGGTCATTTAGCCTGTAATATTACACTCATTATCATCATCTCTGTGTCAACAACGGCGGTTGTTGTTCTTGCTATCACGCTTTTGTGCTACATTTTCAATGTTCTATGGTACATTAAAGCCACATACCAGATCATCAGAGCCAAATACAGAGCCCATAAAGAAGGGTCAGGTCAGACTGTGGACTACACCTTTCATGCTTTCATTTCTTACAGCCACCTGGATGCAGACTGGGTCCGAGACCAGCTGCTCCCTTGTCTAGAGAATGCTAAGCCTCCTTACCGCCTCTGCATCCATGAAAGAGACTTCATTCCAGGGAAGTGGATAATTGACAACATCATTGAGAACATTGAAAATAGTCGCAAG GTAATCTTCGTGTTATCGCGGAGCTTCGTGAACAGCGTGTGGTGCAACTACGAGCTCTACTTCGCCCAACAGCGGGCCATTGGAAAGACGTTCAGTGATGTCATTCTGATCGTGAAGGAGCCCATTGATCCCACTTCTCTTCCCAGCAAATTCTGCAAGCTCAAAAAGATGCTCAGTACCAAAACCTACCTAGAGTGGCCCCAGCAACCCACAGAACAGAGCTTTTTCTGGATCCAGCTGAGGAGTGTTCTGGGCAAACCAAACGTAATAAGACAGCGCACAACCAGCCAGCGTAGCCGTCTGTCTTCAGTGAGGTCCGTTTCATTGATAGAGCTGCCGCAGAACCAGAATTCTGCAGATGAAGATGACCACCAGGTCAGCGATCAGCCTTCTAATAGATGTCAACAAACTTTGAGAGAAATTGCTTGA
- the s100a1 gene encoding protein S100-A1, whose amino-acid sequence MVSKLENAMEGLIKVFHTYSSKEGDKYKLSKSELKSLLQGELSDFLAASKDPMVVEKIMSDLDENRDGEVDFQEFVVLVAALTVACNEFFVESMKN is encoded by the exons ATGGTTTCGAAACTGGAAAATGCAATGGAAGGCCTCATTAAAGTCTTCCACACATACTCTTCCAAGGAAGGAGACAAGTACAAGCTAAGCAAATCTGAGCTCAAGAGCTTGCTTCAGGGAGAACTCAGTGACTTTTTAGCA GCGAGTAAAGACCCCATGGTTGTGGAGAAGATCATGTCTGATTTGGATGAGAACCGGGATGGAGAGGTGGACTTTCAGGAGTTTGTTGTGCTAGTGGCTGCTCTCACAGTGGCATGTAATGAGTTCTTTgtagagagcatgaagaattaA